From Lolium perenne isolate Kyuss_39 chromosome 5, Kyuss_2.0, whole genome shotgun sequence, a single genomic window includes:
- the LOC127299492 gene encoding DNA repair protein RAD51 homolog B isoform X1 — translation MSSSAAHQKAAAAAPADEEEAGEVGPFPIEQLQASGIAALDVKKLKDAGHCTVESVAYCPRKDLLQIKGISEAKVDKIIEAASKLVPLGFTSATQLHAQRLEIIQVTTGSRELDRILEGGIETGSITELYGEFRSGKTQLCHTLCVTCQWFIQLPLDQGGGEGKALYIDAEGTFRPQRLLQIADRFGLNGADVLENVAYARAYNTDHQSRLLLEAASMMVETRFALMIIDSATALYRTDFSGRGELSARQMHLAKFLRSLQKLADEFGVAVVISNQVVAQVDGSAMFAGPQIKPIGGNIMAHASTTRLYLRKGRAEERICKVVSSPCLAEAEARFQISPEGVTDVKD, via the exons ATGTCGTCGTCGGCGGCGCACCAGAAGGCGGCCGCGGCGGCTcccgctgacgaggaggaggccggggAGGTCGGGCCTTTCCCCATCGAGCAGCTCCAG GCGTCTGGAATAGCTGCACTCGATGTGAAAAAGCTCAAGGACGCTGGTCATTGCACAGTGGAGTCTGTAGCTTACTGTCCGAGGAAAGATCTTTTGCAAATTAAAGGGATTAGTGAAGCCAAAGTTGATAAGATAATTGAAGCAG CTTCGAAGTTGGTACCACTGGGATTTACTAGCGCGACCCAGCTTCATGCGCAGAGGCTCGAGATTATCCAGGTTACAACTGGATCAAGAGAACTTGATAGAATATTGGAGG GAGGAATAGAGACAGGGTCCATCACGGAGCTTTATGGCGAATTCAGATCTGGGAAGACTCAGTTGTGCCACACTCTCTGTGTCACATGTCAG TGGTTTATTCAGCTCCCACTGGACCaaggtggtggcgaagggaaggcTCTCTATATTGATGCAGAAGGCACATTCAGGCCACAAAGACTCCTACAGATAGCAGACAG GTTTGGCTTGAATGGTGCTGATGTACTGGAGAATGTAGCTTATGCCAGAGCATATAATACTGATCATCAGTCTAGGCTTTTGCTGGAAGCAGCTTCCATGATGGTGGAGACAAG GTTTGCACTTATGATTATAGATAGTGCCACAGCCCTTTACAGGACCGATTTCTCTGGTAGAGGGGAGCTATCAGCAAGGCAGATGCATCTTGCCAAGTTCCTCAGGAGTCTTCAGAAGTTAGCGGATGAG TTTGGGGTGGCAGTGGTAATCTCCAATCAAGTGGTGGCCCAAGTGGATGGCAGTGCGATGTTTGCTGGGCCACAGATCAAACCCATTGGCGGGAACATCATGGCTCATGCTTCCACAACAAG GCTTTATCTCCGTAAGGGAAGGGCGGAGGAGCGAATCTGTAAAGTGGTAAGCTCTCCCTGCCTGGCTGAAGCTGAAGCGAGGTTTCAGATATCACCCGAAGGCGTCACAGATGTCAAAGATTGA
- the LOC127299492 gene encoding DNA repair protein RAD51 homolog B isoform X2 yields MSSSAAHQKAAAAAPADEEEAGEVGPFPIEQLQASGIAALDVKKLKDAGHCTVESVAYCPRKDLLQIKGISEAKVDKIIEAASKLVPLGFTSATQLHAQRLEIIQVTTGSRELDRILEGGIETGSITELYGEFRSGKTQLCHTLCVTCQLPLDQGGGEGKALYIDAEGTFRPQRLLQIADRFGLNGADVLENVAYARAYNTDHQSRLLLEAASMMVETRFALMIIDSATALYRTDFSGRGELSARQMHLAKFLRSLQKLADEFGVAVVISNQVVAQVDGSAMFAGPQIKPIGGNIMAHASTTRLYLRKGRAEERICKVVSSPCLAEAEARFQISPEGVTDVKD; encoded by the exons ATGTCGTCGTCGGCGGCGCACCAGAAGGCGGCCGCGGCGGCTcccgctgacgaggaggaggccggggAGGTCGGGCCTTTCCCCATCGAGCAGCTCCAG GCGTCTGGAATAGCTGCACTCGATGTGAAAAAGCTCAAGGACGCTGGTCATTGCACAGTGGAGTCTGTAGCTTACTGTCCGAGGAAAGATCTTTTGCAAATTAAAGGGATTAGTGAAGCCAAAGTTGATAAGATAATTGAAGCAG CTTCGAAGTTGGTACCACTGGGATTTACTAGCGCGACCCAGCTTCATGCGCAGAGGCTCGAGATTATCCAGGTTACAACTGGATCAAGAGAACTTGATAGAATATTGGAGG GAGGAATAGAGACAGGGTCCATCACGGAGCTTTATGGCGAATTCAGATCTGGGAAGACTCAGTTGTGCCACACTCTCTGTGTCACATGTCAG CTCCCACTGGACCaaggtggtggcgaagggaaggcTCTCTATATTGATGCAGAAGGCACATTCAGGCCACAAAGACTCCTACAGATAGCAGACAG GTTTGGCTTGAATGGTGCTGATGTACTGGAGAATGTAGCTTATGCCAGAGCATATAATACTGATCATCAGTCTAGGCTTTTGCTGGAAGCAGCTTCCATGATGGTGGAGACAAG GTTTGCACTTATGATTATAGATAGTGCCACAGCCCTTTACAGGACCGATTTCTCTGGTAGAGGGGAGCTATCAGCAAGGCAGATGCATCTTGCCAAGTTCCTCAGGAGTCTTCAGAAGTTAGCGGATGAG TTTGGGGTGGCAGTGGTAATCTCCAATCAAGTGGTGGCCCAAGTGGATGGCAGTGCGATGTTTGCTGGGCCACAGATCAAACCCATTGGCGGGAACATCATGGCTCATGCTTCCACAACAAG GCTTTATCTCCGTAAGGGAAGGGCGGAGGAGCGAATCTGTAAAGTGGTAAGCTCTCCCTGCCTGGCTGAAGCTGAAGCGAGGTTTCAGATATCACCCGAAGGCGTCACAGATGTCAAAGATTGA
- the LOC127299493 gene encoding uncharacterized protein, whose translation MAMELGAAQNPNPDPPISAYYQTRADHHAVVSSDWLAHAAAAASSVTDTDADAAPPPSPGGNGGGVIEEFNIWRRKPEAAEAVAAIMALTAVIRSSRATTMMELEIELKKASDKLKSWDATSISLSAACDLFMRFVTRTSHLEHEKFDAAKSRLIERGEKFGEISLKARKTIAMLSQDFILDGCTMLVHGYSRVVLEILKLAASNRKLFRVLCTEGRPDRTGLRMSNEIAALGIPVKVLIDSAVAYSMDEIDMIFVGADGVVESGGIINMMGTYQIALVAHSMNKPLYVAAESYKFARLYPLDQKDMTPAHRPIDFGVPVPAGVEIETSARDYTPPQYLTLLLTDLGVLTPSVVSDELIQLYL comes from the exons ATGGCCATGGAGCTCGGCGCCGCCCAAAACCCTAACCCCGACCCTCCCATCTCCGCCTACTACCAGACGCGCGCCGACCACCATGCCGTCGTCTCCAGCGACTGGCTCGCccacgccgccgctgccgcctccTCCGTCACCGATACCGACGCCGACGCCGCCCCTCCCCCGTCCCCGGGGGGAAACGGCGGCGGCGTGATTGAGGAGTTCAACATctggcgccgcaagccggaggccgcggaggcggtggccgccaTCATGGCCCTCACGGCCGTCATCCGCTCCAGCAGAGCCACCACCATGATGGAGCTCGAGATCGAGCTCAAGAAGGCTTCCGACAAGCTCAAG tcatggGATGCTACTTCCATTTCTCTCAGTGCTGCTTGCGATTTGTTCATGCGGTTCGTAACTAGAACCTCACACTTGGAGCATGAGAAGTTCGATGCAGCAAAATCACGCCTAATCGAGCGAGGGGAAAAGTTTGGAGAGATATCGTTAAAG GCTCGCAAGACAATTGCAATGCTCAGCCAGGATTTCATCTTAGATGGATGTACTATGCTTGTACATGGATATTCCAGAGTCGTATTGGAAATTTTGAAGCTGGCCGCCTCAAATCGCAAACTCTTCCGGGTACTGTGCACAG AGGGCAGACCAGACAGAACTGGCCTGCGCATGTCAAATGAAATTGCAGCATTAGGCATCCCTGTTAAGGTGCTAATTGATTCAGCTGTTGCTTACTCCATGGATGAAATTGACATGATATTCGTTGGTGCTGATGGGGTTGTTGAAAGTGGAGGAATTATTAATATGATGGGTACTTACCAGATAGCTCTTGTAGCTCATAGCATGAATAAGCCTCTATATGTGGCTGCTGAAAGTTATAAG TTTGCTCGTCTATATCCCCTGGACCAGAAGGACATGACACCAGCTCACCGACCAATAGATTTTGGAGTACCGGTACCAGCTGGTGTGGAAATCGAGACATCTGCAAGAGACTACACTCCTCCCCAGTATCTCACACTTCTTTTGACTGATCTTGGTGTCCTGACACCATCTGTTGTGAGCGATGAGCTCATCCAACTGTACCTATGA
- the LOC127304721 gene encoding uncharacterized protein — MGLCASMLQRRAKKRYPEPRRGTPTALFVVRGDRRRSNPEALVFQVQDSGRRQLQKPAGMAETGRPEGCWQQGTCALDRVLCAQMHRLPCGGTGTVGVEPDAAMSMSNTAADRVAPPGRCRTPPTAQMMQASGAMTPMRNERCGTPTAAMTPGRPVWQRRILMGVRCELPRFSGLILYDEQGRRLNIGTPGRRNHRQGKKKTSRTSAPTTLRDLL, encoded by the exons ATGGGACTCTGCGCATCGATGCTGCAACGAAGGGCCAAGAAGCGGTACCCGGAACCGAGGCGCGGCACGCCGACGGCGCTGTTCGTCGTCAGAGGCGACCGCCGCCGGTCGAATCCAGAGGCGCTCGTGTTCCAGGTGCAAGACTCTGGTCGGAGACAGCTTCAGAAACCTGCTGGCATGGCGGAGACAGGAAGACCGGAGGGATGCTGGCAGCAAGGCACATGCGCGCTGGACAGGGTGCTCTGCGCGCAGATGCACCGGTTGCCTTGTGGGGGTACCGGGACCGTCGGCGTTGAGCCGGATGCAGCGATGTCCATGTCCAACACAGCGGCAGACCGAGTCGCGCCGCCGGGGAGGTGTCGGACGCCACCGACGGCACAGATGATGCAGGCATCAGGAGCCATGACGCCAATGAGGAATGAGCGGTGTGGGACGCCGACGGCAGCGATGACGCCGGGGCGGCCGGTGTGGCAGAGGAGGATACTGATGGGGGTGCGGTGTGAGCTGCCGCGGTTCAGCGGGCTCATACTGTACGACGAACAAGGCCGGCGTCTAAATATCGGAACCCCTGGCAGAAGAAACCATCGCCAG GGGAAAAAGAAGACGAGCAGGACATCTGCCCCTACAACTCTCAGGGACCTCCTCTAA
- the LOC127299494 gene encoding uncharacterized protein, with the protein MDGPKRAQLRVRLRVTARRRGADAADRAGSSAGAGAGQKRRLDAPLVNSAAKLQRREIGGRQLAARGGGAAAAVPERFRNMQLQEEFDTYDHDAHLFVKLQILKKRSKIIEIVAAKDIIFALAHSGLCAAFSRVTNKRLSFLNLCPDEVIRSLFYNKNNDSLITVSVYASDHFSTLKCRTTPIEYIRRNQLDAGFPLFETESLKWPGFVEFDDVNGKVLTYSAQDGIYKVFDLKNYSFLYSIPDTNVQEIKISPGIMLLIYDRTPSYVPLKILSIEDGKPLKSFRHLLHRGKKIDFIEQFNEKLLVKQEDENLQILDVRSSELIEVSINKFMTPSAFIFLYENNLFLTFRNRTVAVWNFRGELVTSFEDHLLWHQDCSTNNIYITSDQDLIISYCKSEAAGDQSTASPIGSINMSDIMTGKCIAKIAANDPALRIAPRKNGSPSIWSTIPEALEDVTALFYDEDRNEIYTGNSHGLVHVWSS; encoded by the exons ATGGACGGCCCCAAGCGCGCGCAGCTGCGGGTGCGGCTCCGGGTCACGGCGCGCCGGCGGGGCGCCGACGCGGCGGACCGCGCCGGCTCCAGCGCCGGCGCGGGCGCCGGCCAGAAGCGCCGCCTGGACGCCCCGCTCGTCAACTCCGCCGCCAAGCTGCAGCGCCGCGAGATCGGGGGCCGCCAGCTCGCCGCGCGCGGCgggggcgccgccgccgccgtccccgaGCGCTTCCGGAACATGCAGCTCCAG GAAGAGTTTGATACATATGATCACGATGCTCACCTATTTGTGAAGCTACAGATTCTTAAAAAACGATCCAAAATTATTGAGATTGTGGCAGCAAAAGATATCATATTCGCTCTTGCTCATTCTGGGCTTTGTGCTGCCTTTAGTCGAG TAACAAACAAGCGTTTATCCTTCTTGAATTTATGCCCCGATGAAGTGATTCGGAGTTTGTTCTACAACAAGAACAATGATTCGCTTATTACTGTCTCGGTTTATGCATCCGACCATTTTAGCACATTGAAGTGCAGAACAACCCCAATCGA ATATATACGGAGGAATCAGTTAGATGCCGGGTTTCCTCTTTTTGAGACGGAATCTCTAAAGTGGCCTGGCTTTGTGGAGTTTGATGATGTAAATGGGAAAGTACTCACTTACTCGGCACAGGATGG TATCTATAAGGTTTTTGACTTGAAGAATTACTCCTTTCTATATTCAATACCTGATACCAATGTGCAGGAGATAAAGATTAG CCCAGGAATCATGCTTTTGATATATGATAGAACTCCAAGTTATGTTCCTTTGAAGATATTATCAATTGAagatggaaagccactgaaatcctTCAGGCATTTATTGCATCGCGGCAAGAAAATTGATTTTATTGAGCAATTCAATGAAAAACTCCTTGTCAAGCAAGAAGACGAGAACCTTCAAATACTTGAT GTACGAAGTTCTGAGCTAATTGAAGTGAGTATTAACAAGTTTATGACCCCATCAGCATTCATTTTTCTGTACGAGAACAATCTCTTCTTGACATTCCGAAACAGAACTGTTGCTGTATGGAATTTCCGAGGAGAGCTTGTGACGTCGTTTGAGGACCATTTGCTTTGGCATCAAGATTGTAGCACCAATAATATTTACATTACAAGTGACCAGGATCTGATCATCTCATACTGTAAATCTGAGGCAGCGGGTGACCAAAGTACAG CTTCTCCAATTGGATCAATCAACATGAGCGACATTATGACTGGAAAGTGCATTGCCAAGATTGCAGCTAACGACCCTGCCCTGCGTATTGCTCCTCGCAAGAATGGTAGCCCTTCAATCTGGAGTACTATCCCAGAAGCCCTGGAGGATGTCACAGCACTGTTCTACGACGAGGACAGGAACGAGATCTACACTGGCAACAGTCACGGGCTGGTGCATGTGTGGTCTAGTTAG